In Isosphaera pallida ATCC 43644, the sequence TGGCAGTTTATGTTGGCCCTAAGCGTGGTGGAGATTCAGCGGTCCACCAAGCCGCGTTGGTGGCTTGGGATGATAGCGTTGGTGTTGGTTGGTTACTCGCGTCTCAACTACCCGGACTCAAGCCAGACAGCGTGTCATGGACGCCACCGCGCGGGTTTCGGAGTGGAGGCATTTTCGGTTGAGGGGATCCTCCTCGATCACGAACCAATCACTCCCTCGACACCATCAAGGTGGATCATCAGATTGACGAACTTTCAGAATGGGTCGCCCATCGTCGGGAGCGGATTTTCTCAGATGTTCAACTCATTCAACTCGCTAGGGTGGGCGGGATAACGCATTTCTGATCGATTTTGCTGATGTACTCAACTCATTGATTATTGAGCGAGATGTCACCGCGCTGGATCGCCTGATCGAAGCGTTGCAAAAACGGGAGTTCGCCTGATGAGTGCTTCGAGACCATCCATTCTGGGCTGGCAACGGCGCGGCCAATGATCGCTTGCCCGACCTTGTGGCCGAAGCGGTGCGATCCCACTATATTCTGAAGAGTCGTTTGGGAGTCTACCGGGTGTTTCGTCCTCGAACCGGGCCGCCGTTGTTGGGTCGGCCGTGAACGTCCGAGAGAGCGTGGCGCGTTCGGAGTCGCAATTTCTGGTGAAGCCGGGAAGGGAACTGTACGATGGTGATCGAGACGACAGACGGTTGGTTGGGGGGGACCCGCTTCGATCTGGACATTTGCGTGGTCGGCGGCTGCGGGCATGTAGGGTTGCCACTGGCGATCACGTTGGCCGACGCCGGGTTTTCCGTTGCGGTGCATGACATCAACGACGATGCGGTACGTTTGGTCAACGACGGACGGATGCCCTTCCTGGAAACCGGGGCCGAAGAGGTACTGCGCCGGGTCGTTGGTCGCTCCTTGATTGTGGCCAACGACCCAACGCTGGTCAAGAGGGCGCGGGTGGTGATCGTGGTCATCGGCACGCCGGTGGACGCGCACCTGAATCCGACGTTTCATGTGATGAAACGATTCGTCAAGGGGATGTTGCCCTTGATGGCCGACGGCCAGACTTTGCTGCTGCGCAGCACGGTCTACCCCGGCACGACCGAGAAGATTCACGAGTTGATCCGTAAGGCCGGGCGGGAAATCGCCGTGGCGTTCTGTCCCGAACGGGTCGCCGAAGGCAAAGCGATGGAGGAATTGCGGGTGCTTCCTCAAATCGTCTCGGGCTGCTCACCCAAGGCAATCGCCGACGCCCGCGAGGTCTTCGGCCGCATCGCGGTCGATCTCATCGAATTGACCCCGATCGAGGCCGAACTGACCAAAATCTTCACCAACGTCTGGCGCTACATCCAGTTCGCTATCGCTAACCAAATGTTTATGATTGCAGCCGAACATGATTTGGATTTC encodes:
- a CDS encoding nucleotide sugar dehydrogenase is translated as MVIETTDGWLGGTRFDLDICVVGGCGHVGLPLAITLADAGFSVAVHDINDDAVRLVNDGRMPFLETGAEEVLRRVVGRSLIVANDPTLVKRARVVIVVIGTPVDAHLNPTFHVMKRFVKGMLPLMADGQTLLLRSTVYPGTTEKIHELIRKAGREIAVAFCPERVAEGKAMEELRVLPQIVSGCSPKAIADAREVFGRIAVDLIELTPIEAELTKIFTNVWRYIQFAIANQMFMIAAEHDLDFYRIHEAMTRDYPRMKGLPRAGFAAGPCLFKDTMQLAAVANNTLALGHAAMLINEGLPNFLVKRLRLKYDLASMCVGILGMAFKAESDDPRESLSYKLRKILEYEAREVVCTDVYINDPRFLPLEEVLTRADLLIVGAPHHQYRELGLPPGKPVVDIWNLYGGGAAL